In Ostrea edulis chromosome 4, xbOstEdul1.1, whole genome shotgun sequence, a single window of DNA contains:
- the LOC125670943 gene encoding ADP-ribosylation factor-related protein 1-like produces MYSLLSGLWKYMFQKEEYNVLILGLDNAGKTTYLEQTKIKFTKNYQGMNLNKITTTVGLNIGKIDIGHVRLNFWDLGGQEELQSLWDKYFAESHAVIYIVDSLDTDRIDESKDAFEKMIANTQLQGVPVLVLANKQDLQDCMTVPSVKQIFFETSEKFGGRDSNIMGISALKGEGVKEGILWMVESVKNNSVIRPPVQKEIT; encoded by the exons aTGTATTCATTGCTGTCGGGGCTGTGGAAGTACATGTTCCAGAAGGAGGAGTACAATGTCCTTATTTTGGGGCTGGACAATGCTGGCAAAACT actTACCTAgaacaaacaaaaatcaaattcaCTAAAAATTACCAAGGAATGAACTTGAACAAAATCACCACCACCGTAGGTCTAAACA TTGGTAAGATCGATATTGGGCATGTGCGACTAAACTTCTGGGATCTCGGGGGTCAGGAGGAGCTTCAGTCACTGTGGGACAAA TATTTTGCCGAGTCCCACGCTGTGATCTACATTGTTGACTCTTTGGACACTGACAGAATAGACGAGTCTAAAGATGCCTTTG AGAAGATGATTGCCAATACTCAGTTACAGGGTGTGCCTGTCCTAGTCCTGGCTAACAAGCAAGACCTTCAG GATTGTATGACTGTGCCGAGTGTGAAGCAGATTTTCTTCGAGACCAGTGAAAAGTTTGGAGGCAGGGACTCCAATATAATGGGCATCTCAGCATTAAAAGG AGAGGGGGTTAAGGAAGGAATATTGTGGATGGTAGAAAGTGTAAAGAACAATAGTGTAATACGACCTCCAGTTCAGAAAGAAATCACATGA
- the LOC125670895 gene encoding forkhead box protein E1-like — protein MEGIYSRELYSSTFPEYSENYASNIPDGEAVNIHTELQEGQMYLFPKDIKEELPVTIKQKVSAEDDMECAIPEEMSGTVLQQEDDSNSFSDSGKKSNCRRRKRPIPKGKPPYSYIALISMAICNAEDRKNTLHDIYKFIMEKFPYYRDHPNPKGWKGSIRHNLALNECFIKLPRRSGMKGHDWAINPDYEDMFDHGSFLRRRYRFKDGTRKKSRLGSNAEPLNVNLPHIDYMNNHENFPNRSGFIRQFQPKPYSHLTEVKQNSAATPLWNPFVERSPPPPYPDLKSPPPYGNTSTESTSPASNADGHLNSSGNSASPDTPRGSLPTYSHNTGFPGFWTHGQNLASTSSFPSFTFPTTGNENGVYPMNLNPVCPPSVYSKFFNPSQNVPDTAPWSST, from the coding sequence ATGGAAGGAATCTATTCTCGAGAACTTTATTCGAGCACGTTTCCCGAATACAGTGAGAACTATGCCAGTAATATACCAGATGGCGAGGCAGTAAATATTCATACGGAACTACAGGAAGGACAGATGTACCTTTTCCCTAAAGATATAAAGGAGGAGCTGCCCGTGACCATCAAGCAAAAAGTGTCCGCGGAAGATGACATGGAGTGCGCGATTCCGGAGGAAATGTCTGGCACCGTGTTACAGCAAGAAGATGACTCGAATAGTTTCAGTGATTCTGGTAAAAAGTCTAATTGTAGGCGAAGAAAACGTCCTATCCCCAAGGGAAAACCCCCATACAGTTATATTGCCCTGATTAGCATGGCAATATGTAATGCCGAGGATAGAAAAAATACCCTACATGACATTTACAAATTCATAATGGAGAAGTTTCCGTATTACAGAGATCACCCCAATCCCAAAGGATGGAAGGGATCTATTCGTCACAACTTGGCTCTCAACGAGTGTTTCATTAAGCTTCCGCGTCGTAGTGGAATGAAGGGTCACGACTGGGCTATAAATCCAGACTATGAGGACATGTTTGACCATGGAAGTTTTCTCCGGCGCCGCTACAGGTTCAAAGACGGAACACGAAAGAAATCCCGGCTCGGTTCAAACGCAGAGCCACTGAATGTAAATCTCCCCCACATAGATTACATGAACAATCACGAGAACTTTCCTAACAGGTCAGGATTTATCCGACAATTCCAACCGAAGCCGTACAGTCATCTGACAGAGGTCAAACAAAATTCCGCGGCAACTCCGCTCTGGAACCCATTTGTGGAGAGGTCACCACCCCCACCCTACCCCGACCTCAAAAGCCCACCTCCTTATGGAAACACAAGTACAGAGTCCACCTCTcccgcatcgaatgcggacggaCACCTTAACTCCTCTGGAAATAGCGCCTCGCCTGACACTCCTAGAGGGTCCCTTCCAACCTACAGTCACAACACTGGATTTCCTGGATTCTGGACCCATGGTCAAAATTTGGCTTCAACATCTTCGTTTCCTTCCTTCACATTCCCTACGACCGGAAacgaaaatggagtttatccAATGAATCTGAATCCGGTCTGCCCACCATCTGTGTATTCCAAGTTCTTTAACCCAAGTCAGAATGTACCCGACACTGCACCGTGGTCCTCCACATGA